The DNA sequence GGATCAGAATCATGGTATCAACGAAAACACAAATTGCTGGTTTTGCGTTTGACAATTGCTTGATGAATGCAGCAGGTGTGGCTTGTATGACGATAGAGGAACTAGAAGGGGTCAAAAACTCAGCAGCAGGTACTTTTGTTACGAAGACTGCGACCTTGGACTTCCGTCAGGGAAATCCTGAACCACGTTACCAGGATGTTCCACTTGGTTCTATCAACTCCATGGGATTACCAAATAATGGCTTAGACTACTATCTGGACTATCTTTTGGACTTGCAGGAAAAAGAGCCAAACCGTACTTTCTTCCTATCTTTAGTTGGCATGTCTCCAGAAGAAACACATACCATCTTGAAAAAAGTTCAAGAGAGTGAATTTAAAGGACTGACAGAGCTCAATCTCTCTTGTCCAAACGTTCCAGGAAAACCTCAGATTGCCTATGATTTTGAGACAACAGACCGTATCTTGTCAGAGGTATTTGCCTACTTTACCAAACCTCTCGGGATCAAATTGCCACCATATTTTGATATTGTTCACTTTGATCAAGCGGCTGCTATTTTCAACAAATATCCACTCAAGTTTGTTAACTGTGTTAACTCTATCGGAAACGGCCTTTATATAGAAGGCGAGTCGGTCGTGATTCGTCCTAAAAATGGTTTTGGTGGCATTGGTGGAGAGTATATCAAACCGACTGCTCTTGCTAATGTGCACGCCTTCTATCAACGCTTAAATCCGCAAATCAAAATCATCGGAACGGGTGGCGTTCTGACGGGTCGTGATGCCTTTGAACACATCCTTTGCGGTGCTAGTATGGTGCAAGTAGGAACGACGCTCCACAAGGAAGGCGTCGGTGTTTTTGAACGCATTACCAAAGAACTGAAAGCTATTATGGCAGAAAAAGGTTATGAGAACCTAGAAGATTTCCGTGGGAAATTGCGCTATATTGATTAAGTTTAATAAAAAATCAGAAGAAAGGAGAGAAGATGCTAGCCATTGAAGACAGTCAGAAGTTGACTTTATCAAATCTATCTAGCTTGAACCTATTTACAGGGACAGATCAGGGTCAGTTTGAAGTTATGAAGAGTCAAGTGCTGAAGCAGATTGGTTATGATCCAGCTGATCTCAATTTTGCTTACTTTGATATGAAAGAAGTAGCTTATAAAGACTTAGAGTTGGAGTTGGTCAGTCTCCCTTTCTTTGCTGATGAGAAAATCGTGATATTAGACCATTTTGTCGATATTACAACTGCCAAGAAACGTTTTTTAACAGATGATGAGCTCAAGTCATTTG is a window from the Streptococcus oralis genome containing:
- a CDS encoding dihydroorotate oxidase is translated as MVSTKTQIAGFAFDNCLMNAAGVACMTIEELEGVKNSAAGTFVTKTATLDFRQGNPEPRYQDVPLGSINSMGLPNNGLDYYLDYLLDLQEKEPNRTFFLSLVGMSPEETHTILKKVQESEFKGLTELNLSCPNVPGKPQIAYDFETTDRILSEVFAYFTKPLGIKLPPYFDIVHFDQAAAIFNKYPLKFVNCVNSIGNGLYIEGESVVIRPKNGFGGIGGEYIKPTALANVHAFYQRLNPQIKIIGTGGVLTGRDAFEHILCGASMVQVGTTLHKEGVGVFERITKELKAIMAEKGYENLEDFRGKLRYID